One stretch of Chryseobacterium fluminis DNA includes these proteins:
- a CDS encoding START-like domain-containing protein, with translation MAKHKVHYEFPMHCLSEILYEYLATAEGLSEWFADEVTEKGDDFFFSWGGGPAEKATLIRYKPEGFVRFRWEEDEGTKHFFEMTITIDDITEDLALNITDFCEEGDEEENAMYWENLIENLRIKLGAA, from the coding sequence ATGGCTAAACATAAAGTCCATTACGAATTTCCAATGCATTGTCTGTCAGAGATTTTATATGAATATCTGGCAACTGCAGAAGGATTGTCTGAATGGTTTGCGGATGAGGTGACAGAAAAAGGTGATGACTTCTTTTTCAGCTGGGGAGGAGGACCTGCTGAGAAGGCCACGTTAATTAGATATAAGCCTGAAGGTTTCGTGCGTTTCAGATGGGAAGAAGATGAAGGAACAAAACACTTCTTTGAAATGACGATCACTATCGATGATATTACAGAGGATTTAGCATTAAATATTACAGATTTCTGTGAGGAAGGTGATGAAGAAGAAAATGCAATGTATTGGGAAAATCTTATTGAAAACCTTAGAATAAAGCTAGGTGCAGCTTAA
- a CDS encoding aspartate aminotransferase family protein yields MEVQNDFFKYQAQTTKFAAGFEVEKAEGSYIYGTDGKRYLDFVAGVSANTLGHSHPKIVQAIKEQTEKYLHVMVYGEYAQEKPVALCKLLAEATPDPLEITYLVNSGAEAIDGSLKLAKRYTGREEIISFKNSYHGNTHGALSVSGNETHKREFRPLLPMVSFIEFNNENDLDKITEKTACVLLETIQGAAGFLVPEDGYLIRLKKRCEAVGALLILDEIQPGFGRTGKLFSFEHFGIVPDILVMGKGMGGGVPVGAFMSSGKIMETLAHSPKLGHITTFGGNPLIAASSYATLKEVLESGLMNEVDEKEKLYRELLVHPKIRNINGKGLMLAVNLGTPDFTLEVAKRCMDRGLIVFWQLYRNEYLRISPPLTISKEEIREGCQIILEVLNEM; encoded by the coding sequence ATGGAAGTGCAAAACGATTTTTTTAAATATCAGGCTCAGACAACAAAATTCGCTGCCGGCTTCGAGGTCGAAAAAGCAGAAGGAAGCTATATTTACGGAACAGACGGTAAAAGATACCTGGACTTTGTCGCCGGGGTTTCCGCCAATACCCTGGGCCATTCTCATCCGAAAATCGTTCAGGCGATAAAAGAGCAGACCGAAAAATATCTGCATGTGATGGTGTATGGAGAATATGCACAGGAAAAACCGGTGGCTCTTTGTAAACTCCTGGCAGAGGCAACTCCGGATCCGTTAGAGATCACCTACCTGGTTAACAGTGGCGCAGAAGCCATTGACGGCAGTTTAAAATTGGCTAAAAGATATACCGGAAGAGAAGAAATTATCTCTTTTAAAAATTCATATCATGGTAATACACATGGAGCACTGAGTGTTTCAGGAAACGAAACCCATAAAAGAGAATTCCGGCCCTTATTACCTATGGTAAGCTTTATTGAATTTAACAACGAAAATGATTTAGATAAAATTACAGAAAAGACCGCATGTGTCCTTCTGGAAACCATTCAGGGAGCAGCAGGCTTTTTAGTGCCGGAGGATGGCTACCTGATCAGACTGAAAAAGAGATGTGAAGCAGTAGGGGCTCTTTTGATTCTTGATGAAATCCAGCCCGGATTCGGAAGGACGGGGAAATTGTTTTCCTTCGAGCATTTCGGAATTGTTCCGGATATTCTGGTGATGGGAAAAGGAATGGGCGGGGGCGTTCCGGTAGGAGCTTTTATGAGTTCAGGAAAGATCATGGAAACATTGGCGCATTCTCCCAAGCTCGGGCATATTACTACTTTTGGCGGAAATCCTTTAATTGCCGCTTCGAGCTATGCCACTTTAAAAGAAGTTCTGGAGAGCGGATTAATGAATGAAGTAGATGAAAAAGAGAAATTATACAGAGAATTGCTTGTTCATCCGAAAATCAGAAATATTAACGGAAAGGGATTAATGCTGGCAGTAAATCTGGGAACACCGGATTTTACCCTTGAGGTCGCTAAAAGATGTATGGATAGAGGCCTTATTGTTTTCTGGCAACTGTACCGGAATGAATACCTCAGGATTTCTCCGCCGTTAACCATTTCAAAAGAAGAAATAAGAGAGGGGTGCCAAATTATTCTGGAGGTTTTAAATGAAATGTAA